In a genomic window of Candidatus Gorgyraea atricola:
- a CDS encoding ComEC/Rec2 family competence protein has translation MNKRPLAVIAIFFALGIVIAKFLPDSVLFPHVFVVSLIFILSSLLLTLRRPGLNLAYGVDGARRKASNILLLLSIASFAMLLYINSNIFPNNHISNFLGEEKLKTEIVGTIKSPALTRKPYYGKINSTYIFDLEAMLVNGERFTVNGLSQIRIQTEKDYQYGDRLLVRGTIKRPFNSVIASEAKQSQEKEIASAASPRSKSEIWNGASQPRNDKRSFDYRGFLERQNIFALINTRENNITVLSHDYKSNPILRYAYLLRDKLKNQIIDKMPLDSGAFLRAILLGDRSELPKHVRDSFKNSGTIHVLAISGLHIGIIALMILYLFRLLRVRREFSYGLTIIFLIFFALLTLSRPSVVRAVVMASIFLIGMLLGKKVDVYNSLGAAALFILVRNPKDISNIGFQLSFAAVLSILFFTPKFMRLVKEGTNFYIKRFLYTPLAVSISAWAATAPLIWYYFKITTPIAIIANLFIIPGLFALLIGGLSFLLLGWVPFIGDLLAGLNDFLCQVIFFLTTFFASF, from the coding sequence GTGAATAAGCGTCCGCTTGCTGTAATTGCGATTTTCTTTGCATTAGGTATTGTCATTGCTAAGTTTTTGCCTGATTCTGTTCTATTTCCGCATGTATTCGTAGTTAGTTTAATCTTCATTTTATCGTCTTTACTTCTCACTCTACGTAGGCCAGGTTTAAACCTGGCCTACGGTGTAGATGGGGCGAGAAGAAAAGCCTCAAATATCCTTTTACTTTTATCAATAGCTTCATTCGCGATGCTTCTGTATATCAATTCAAATATCTTTCCGAATAATCACATCAGCAATTTCTTAGGAGAGGAAAAACTCAAAACAGAGATAGTCGGCACTATCAAAAGCCCTGCATTGACGCGGAAGCCGTATTATGGGAAAATTAACTCGACGTATATATTCGACTTAGAAGCCATGCTGGTGAACGGTGAACGGTTTACGGTTAACGGATTAAGTCAGATAAGGATACAGACGGAAAAAGACTATCAATATGGCGATAGATTGCTTGTTAGAGGGACGATAAAAAGACCGTTCAATAGTGTCATTGCGAGCGAAGCGAAGCAATCTCAAGAAAAAGAGATTGCTTCGGCTGCTTCGCCCCGTTCCAAATCAGAGATTTGGAACGGGGCTTCGCAGCCTCGCAATGACAAGAGGAGTTTTGATTACCGAGGATTTCTCGAACGACAAAACATCTTTGCCCTTATAAACACAAGAGAGAATAATATTACTGTCCTATCTCACGATTACAAATCAAATCCTATCCTGAGATATGCGTATTTACTCCGCGACAAACTGAAAAATCAAATCATTGATAAGATGCCTTTGGATAGCGGCGCTTTTTTAAGGGCGATTCTTCTGGGAGATCGCTCAGAATTGCCAAAACATGTTCGGGATTCATTTAAAAACTCAGGTACTATACATGTCCTGGCAATAAGCGGTCTGCATATTGGGATTATTGCGCTTATGATCCTTTATCTTTTTAGGCTCTTGAGGGTCAGGAGGGAATTTTCTTACGGATTAACAATAATATTTTTGATATTTTTTGCGCTTCTTACGCTTTCAAGGCCATCAGTAGTAAGGGCAGTGGTTATGGCATCTATATTTCTTATAGGTATGCTTTTGGGGAAAAAGGTGGATGTGTATAATTCTTTGGGCGCAGCAGCGCTTTTTATATTGGTCAGGAATCCTAAGGATATTTCCAATATCGGGTTCCAGCTTTCTTTTGCGGCCGTTCTTTCTATATTGTTCTTTACGCCCAAATTCATGAGGCTTGTGAAGGAGGGGACGAATTTCTATATAAAGAGATTCTTGTATACACCTCTGGCAGTCTCAATATCAGCGTGGGCTGCAACAGCTCCTTTAATATGGTATTACTTCAAGATCACGACACCCATTGCCATTATCGCTAATCTCTTTATAATACCTGGCCTTTTTGCATTATTGATAGGCGGTCTGAGTTTTCTATTGCTGGGCTGGGTACCATTTATAGGAGATCTTCTGGCAGGCCTTAATGATTTTCTGTGTCAGGTGATCTTTTTTCTCACAACCTTCTTTGCATCCTTTTAA
- the prfB gene encoding peptide chain release factor 2 produces MIAEIKEKLKKLDKKLSELKAYLAIDKNEVSLKKLEAKMTEQGFWDNQEKARPVIQELKKVRAIVDPYFECRKEFDELSELIVLVDSDDKNSINEIKESLAKLERDIDKLEFKSLMSGPHDSSNAILSIHAGAGGTESCDWANMLLRMYSMWAEANKYKTQIIDMLSGEEAGVKSAVMIVSGLHAFGYLKSERGVHRLVRISPFDANKRRHTSFASVDVIAELEDDIEVDIKESELRIDTYRSSGAGGQHVNVTDSAVRITHLPTNIVVQCQNERSQHKNKAMAMKVLKSRIYEVKLEEKKKEMEKEYSKKQKIEWGSQIRSYVMHPYSMVKDHRTAHETSNVNAVMNGKLDGFIEAFLKWRAKK; encoded by the coding sequence ATGATAGCAGAGATAAAAGAAAAATTAAAAAAATTAGATAAGAAACTTTCAGAGCTAAAGGCATACCTTGCGATTGACAAGAACGAAGTCTCGCTAAAAAAGCTCGAGGCAAAGATGACTGAGCAGGGGTTCTGGGATAACCAGGAAAAGGCGCGCCCGGTGATCCAGGAACTTAAGAAGGTGCGGGCGATCGTCGATCCCTATTTTGAATGCAGGAAAGAATTTGATGAATTGAGCGAATTGATAGTGCTGGTGGATAGCGACGATAAGAACTCTATTAATGAAATAAAGGAGTCGCTGGCCAAGCTGGAAAGAGACATTGATAAACTGGAATTCAAGTCTCTTATGAGCGGGCCGCACGATAGTAGCAACGCGATCCTTAGCATACACGCTGGCGCAGGCGGCACAGAATCATGCGACTGGGCGAACATGCTTCTTAGGATGTATTCGATGTGGGCCGAGGCAAACAAATACAAGACGCAGATAATTGACATGCTGTCTGGAGAAGAAGCAGGTGTTAAGAGCGCGGTGATGATCGTCTCGGGTCTTCATGCATTTGGTTACCTTAAATCAGAAAGAGGTGTGCACAGGCTTGTGAGGATCTCGCCATTTGACGCAAATAAAAGACGGCATACATCTTTTGCATCCGTAGATGTTATAGCTGAGCTCGAGGACGATATAGAGGTAGATATAAAGGAGTCAGAACTCAGGATCGATACATATCGTTCGAGCGGCGCAGGCGGCCAGCATGTGAATGTAACTGACTCCGCGGTTAGGATCACGCATTTACCAACGAATATTGTAGTGCAATGCCAGAACGAGCGCTCGCAGCACAAGAACAAGGCCATGGCCATGAAGGTCTTGAAGTCCAGGATCTATGAGGTAAAATTAGAAGAAAAGAAAAAAGAAATGGAAAAGGAGTATTCCAAGAAGCAGAAGATAGAATGGGGCAGTCAGATCAGATCGTACGTGATGCATCCATATTCAATGGTCAAGGATCACAGGACTGCTCACGAAACATCGAATGTCAATGCAGTGATGAACGGCAAGCTGGATGGCTTTATCGAAGCGTTCCTGAAATGGAGAGCTAAAAAGTAA
- the bamD gene encoding outer membrane protein assembly factor BamD, with product MKRLSIIALILLIYHILVAPAFAFWVWTPESGKWENPKYAAKDTPEEQLQHAIGFYEVKNYKLALKEFKKLIKYYSLAKEAPSAQYYVGRIMEDLDKPYDAFKAYQKVIDLYPYTDFVDEVIERQFKIGNMFLAGKKVQILGPLKMPAKDKAIEIFKAVADTSPYGKYADQAVFKTGQAYKDIADYDSAIMSFKEVIDKYPNSELVDTARYQLAECSKLLSLRPEYDQTPTIAAREEFEEFIEKYPESEMSEDAREIVDKLRNREAENGYKVAQFYESRRMNESAVIYYEDIIRSYPDTQWAKKAQERLNEIKK from the coding sequence ATGAAGAGACTAAGTATTATAGCTTTAATATTGCTTATATATCATATATTAGTGGCGCCGGCGTTTGCCTTCTGGGTGTGGACGCCTGAGAGCGGCAAGTGGGAGAACCCTAAGTACGCGGCCAAGGATACGCCTGAGGAGCAGCTGCAGCATGCCATAGGTTTCTACGAGGTCAAGAATTACAAGCTAGCCCTAAAGGAGTTCAAGAAGTTAATAAAGTATTACTCTCTTGCTAAAGAGGCACCCTCTGCGCAGTATTATGTAGGCCGCATCATGGAAGACCTGGATAAGCCATACGATGCATTTAAGGCATATCAAAAGGTAATAGACCTTTACCCTTATACAGATTTTGTGGATGAAGTTATCGAGAGACAATTTAAGATAGGTAATATGTTTTTGGCTGGCAAAAAAGTACAGATCCTGGGACCTCTAAAGATGCCGGCCAAGGATAAGGCAATAGAGATATTCAAGGCAGTGGCTGATACTTCTCCATATGGAAAGTACGCGGACCAGGCAGTGTTTAAGACGGGGCAGGCATATAAAGACATAGCTGATTATGACAGCGCTATAATGAGCTTCAAAGAGGTCATAGATAAATATCCTAATTCTGAACTTGTTGATACAGCGAGATATCAGCTGGCAGAGTGCTCAAAGTTATTGTCGTTAAGGCCTGAATATGATCAAACGCCTACAATAGCTGCCAGGGAGGAGTTCGAAGAGTTCATAGAGAAATATCCTGAAAGTGAGATGTCAGAGGATGCCAGGGAGATAGTTGATAAACTTAGAAATAGAGAGGCAGAGAACGGGTATAAGGTAGCGCAATTTTATGAATCAAGGCGCATGAATGAGAGCGCGGTTATATATTATGAGGATATAATTAGAAGTTATCCTGATACGCAGTGGGCCAAAAAAGCCCAGGAGAGATTAAATGAGATTAAGAAGTAG
- the murJ gene encoding murein biosynthesis integral membrane protein MurJ, with translation MSTKKHILKSAGIIGFATVVSRVLGFARDILIARFFGTGKFAQAFVVAFRIPNMLRDLIGEGATNAAVVPVLSEYSETKKKEEFWHLANVLLNVVLIVLTGVTLAGIVFAPVIVRLIAPGFISDPEKLRLTVYLTRFMFPYVLLVGLLAYGMGILNSLKHFSAPAFAPAILNLTIIICVLVRQGSVSALATGVLIGGVVQMAVQIPVLFAKGFRFNFRSGFHHQAVRKIGALLAPRILGSCVYQINIFVNTMLASLSSIVGQGGVAALYYANRIFQFPLAIFGIAIAQAALPTMSREALEQGLEKLKDTLSFSLRAVNFIMLPASFGLIVLARPITSVLFQRGMFGQYSTSITAGALAFYSIGLFSYAGIKILVSCFYSLKDTFTPVKIASVSLVLNVVLGVMLMFFLKISGLALATAISGIFNFFLLFFALRKKIGAFDDSKIVTSFLKMFASSAVMAGLIYFSAFRMGLNLFIVILIGIVSYMLAAFVFRVKETREFLKWALRRN, from the coding sequence ATGTCAACGAAAAAGCATATACTTAAATCAGCCGGGATCATAGGGTTTGCTACTGTGGTGAGCCGCGTGCTGGGGTTTGCGCGCGATATCTTGATCGCGCGATTCTTTGGCACCGGTAAATTTGCTCAAGCCTTTGTGGTGGCATTCCGCATACCAAATATGCTGAGGGATCTCATAGGCGAGGGAGCGACTAACGCGGCTGTAGTTCCGGTCTTGAGTGAGTATTCTGAGACAAAAAAGAAAGAGGAATTCTGGCATCTGGCCAATGTATTGCTGAACGTGGTCTTGATCGTGCTGACAGGTGTGACTTTGGCAGGTATTGTCTTTGCGCCAGTGATCGTGCGTCTTATAGCGCCTGGTTTTATAAGCGATCCTGAGAAGTTAAGGCTTACAGTGTATCTGACGCGTTTCATGTTTCCCTATGTATTACTCGTGGGACTCCTGGCTTACGGTATGGGCATACTTAATTCCTTGAAGCATTTCTCAGCGCCAGCGTTTGCGCCGGCGATATTGAACCTGACGATAATAATATGTGTGCTCGTGAGACAGGGAAGTGTTTCAGCGCTTGCAACAGGTGTTTTAATAGGCGGTGTTGTGCAGATGGCTGTGCAGATACCTGTTTTATTTGCCAAAGGATTCCGTTTTAATTTTAGGAGCGGCTTTCATCACCAGGCTGTAAGAAAGATAGGCGCGCTTCTGGCTCCCAGGATACTCGGCTCGTGTGTATATCAGATAAATATTTTTGTCAATACAATGCTCGCGTCACTTTCGTCTATAGTAGGGCAGGGAGGCGTGGCAGCGCTTTATTATGCGAACAGGATCTTTCAGTTTCCGCTCGCAATATTTGGGATAGCTATTGCGCAGGCAGCATTGCCTACCATGTCCAGGGAGGCGCTTGAGCAGGGTCTTGAAAAGCTTAAAGATACACTTTCCTTTTCGCTCAGGGCAGTGAATTTTATAATGCTGCCTGCCTCTTTTGGCCTGATAGTGCTTGCCAGGCCCATAACCAGTGTATTGTTTCAAAGAGGCATGTTTGGACAATATTCAACATCCATAACTGCGGGCGCGCTCGCGTTTTATTCAATAGGACTTTTTAGTTACGCGGGGATCAAGATACTGGTGTCGTGTTTTTATTCGCTGAAGGATACATTTACGCCTGTAAAGATCGCGAGTGTATCTTTGGTGTTAAATGTCGTGCTGGGAGTAATGCTTATGTTTTTTTTAAAGATAAGCGGCCTTGCGCTCGCCACTGCTATATCGGGGATATTTAATTTCTTCCTGCTGTTTTTTGCCTTAAGAAAAAAGATCGGCGCGTTTGATGATTCGAAGATAGTGACTTCATTTCTGAAGATGTTTGCATCGAGCGCAGTGATGGCAGGGTTGATATATTTTAGCGCGTTCCGGATGGGGCTGAATCTTTTTATTGTCATATTAATAGGTATAGTGAGTTATATGTTAGCCGCGTTTGTATTTCGCGTGAAAGAGACAAGGGAGTTTTTGAAATGGGCCTTAAGGAGAAATTAA
- the rpsT gene encoding 30S ribosomal protein S20 encodes MMPILHAAYKSIKVTKRRTARNLSIKSLLKTETKKFIDLVSAKKLDEAKKQLNVLISTLDRASSKGIIHKNTASRKIARLSKKLKTA; translated from the coding sequence ATGATGCCAATACTACATGCTGCTTACAAGAGTATCAAGGTAACCAAAAGAAGGACCGCGCGGAATCTGTCTATAAAGTCTCTTTTAAAGACTGAGACAAAGAAATTTATAGATCTTGTGTCTGCAAAAAAACTGGATGAGGCAAAGAAACAGCTCAATGTCCTCATCTCAACGCTCGACAGGGCAAGTTCAAAAGGCATTATCCACAAGAACACTGCCTCGCGCAAAATTGCCCGTCTCTCAAAAAAGCTAAAAACCGCTTAA
- the lptE gene encoding LPS assembly lipoprotein LptE, translating into MRLRSSFYLLSLVPCLLSLTSCGYTTKTTLPNDIKTIQVAIFKNKIDITKEVSAKDKYEVYRPNLEVDLRDEIVNRVFLDGHLKVASGNVANAILSGEITQYRKDPLRYQNEEVREYRISLVCDFKLIDSRNGEVLIEEDSITGDTTYFTTGTLQKSETAALTDAMQDLARRVVNRVVENW; encoded by the coding sequence ATGAGATTAAGAAGTAGTTTTTATCTCTTGTCCCTTGTCCCATGTCTCTTGTCCCTAACAAGCTGTGGCTACACCACGAAAACCACCCTTCCGAACGATATAAAAACAATTCAGGTCGCTATATTCAAAAACAAGATCGATATAACAAAAGAGGTAAGCGCAAAGGATAAGTATGAGGTCTACAGGCCAAATCTCGAAGTGGATCTCAGGGACGAGATCGTAAATAGAGTGTTTCTGGATGGACATTTAAAGGTGGCCTCAGGGAATGTCGCAAATGCTATTCTCTCAGGCGAGATCACGCAATACAGAAAAGACCCATTGAGATATCAAAATGAAGAAGTGCGTGAATACAGGATAAGCCTGGTATGTGATTTTAAATTAATAGATTCCAGGAATGGAGAAGTGTTGATAGAGGAAGATAGTATTACAGGAGATACGACTTATTTTACCACTGGCACGCTTCAGAAGAGCGAGACAGCTGCCTTAACCGATGCAATGCAGGATCTCGCTAGAAGAGTAGTTAATAGAGTAGTTGAGAACTGGTAA
- the holA gene encoding DNA polymerase III subunit delta, translated as MPTKIFPAYLFLGEEGFLKQEAIEKLKSTLLDKNTQDLNYNTFYAKDKNFNVSQMLDDLDTMPFLSKRRLVILKEADSVTVSAKTSILSYLESPRESSVFVIESDLPAIKGDFLLKASKAAHLIYHRKLTDSSINTWLVKRAGLAGKKISTEAIDAIKENLPNDLRVISSNMDNIILYVGKRPLIKKQDIENIVGVSPSHTAFDLIDAIGEKDAKRALRIFSTLKRDKKRETELLGLLAWNARMLLRIKELFRIKNNMEMRQDLDLSPRVFERILRHASMLKKKEILALLDEILRSDLAIKTGTSPGAVIERLIVRMCI; from the coding sequence ATGCCCACCAAAATATTCCCCGCGTATCTTTTTCTTGGCGAAGAGGGTTTTTTAAAGCAAGAGGCGATCGAGAAACTGAAGTCGACTCTTTTGGATAAAAACACCCAGGATCTTAACTACAATACATTTTACGCTAAGGACAAGAATTTTAACGTCAGTCAGATGCTTGACGATCTTGATACCATGCCGTTTTTATCAAAGAGGAGGCTGGTGATATTAAAGGAGGCTGATTCTGTAACCGTATCCGCAAAGACATCGATCCTTTCTTATCTGGAGAGTCCGAGGGAAAGCTCTGTTTTTGTTATTGAAAGCGATCTGCCTGCAATAAAGGGTGATTTTCTTTTAAAGGCCTCAAAGGCCGCGCACCTGATCTATCACAGGAAGCTGACAGACTCTAGCATCAATACATGGCTTGTTAAAAGAGCAGGCCTTGCCGGCAAAAAGATCTCCACAGAGGCCATTGACGCAATAAAAGAAAACCTGCCGAATGATCTCAGGGTGATCTCTTCCAATATGGATAACATAATCCTCTATGTTGGCAAGAGGCCATTGATAAAAAAGCAGGATATTGAGAATATTGTAGGAGTGAGCCCTTCGCATACTGCCTTTGATCTTATAGATGCTATAGGAGAGAAGGATGCTAAAAGAGCGCTGCGTATATTTTCTACTCTTAAGAGAGACAAGAAAAGGGAAACAGAGCTTTTAGGGCTTTTGGCATGGAATGCGAGGATGCTTTTAAGGATAAAGGAGCTTTTCAGGATCAAGAATAATATGGAGATGCGTCAGGATCTTGACCTGAGCCCAAGGGTATTTGAGAGGATCCTGCGTCACGCGTCTATGCTGAAGAAAAAAGAGATCCTCGCGCTGCTGGACGAGATACTCCGCTCAGACCTTGCTATAAAAACAGGCACTTCTCCTGGCGCTGTGATAGAGAGATTAATCGTAAGGATGTGTATCTAA
- a CDS encoding helix-hairpin-helix domain-containing protein, with the protein MLDISRTERSIILAFLVMGLLYAGLSYYVKTKTNSEIKTVHIDESRFLININTADKFELERLPGIGPVMAGDIVAYRETIGEFTGIEQLKDIKGIGDKKFEKMKEIVTINE; encoded by the coding sequence ATGCTGGATATTTCAAGAACCGAGAGATCTATTATTTTGGCATTTCTTGTCATGGGCCTGCTTTATGCAGGCCTTTCTTATTATGTAAAGACAAAGACTAACTCTGAGATTAAGACAGTTCACATTGACGAATCCCGCTTTTTAATCAATATCAACACAGCTGATAAATTTGAGTTAGAACGCCTTCCTGGCATAGGCCCGGTCATGGCAGGAGATATTGTAGCGTATAGAGAGACAATAGGGGAATTTACAGGCATAGAACAGCTCAAGGACATAAAAGGCATAGGTGATAAGAAGTTCGAGAAGATGAAGGAGATAGTAACTATAAATGAATAA
- the uvrC gene encoding excinuclease ABC subunit UvrC, which produces MGLKEKLKKIPRSPGIYMMKDAGGEVLYIGKAKDLSKRVASYFQKNRPVTARRMHLLERVKDLDYITTTSEEEALIYESNLIKEKKPKYNVDLKDDKSFPFLKLTSGERFPRLVITRKKSDDGSRYFGPYTRVKLLRKAIAVMKAIFPLRTCKKMPDHVCLSYHIGQCAGPCVKKVSEKEYGEIVRQLVLFLEGKKATLLRELEQRMGDAAKNERFEDACMIRDRIAALSEVPGKKFREYSGYGDVAVKLKRLLRLPRLPLKVEAFDVSNISGQEATGSMVYFKNGKPDKSNYRKFKIKSVKDIDDYAMIQEIVRRRYKRLKEEDKEFPDLIIIDGGKGHLQAAYRELMKLNLRYVPIISIAKKQEKIYTLGAKSPLDVNRDSQIVHFIQQIRDEAHRFALKYHHKLRDRKASL; this is translated from the coding sequence ATGGGCCTTAAGGAGAAATTAAAAAAGATACCGCGCTCGCCTGGTATTTACATGATGAAGGATGCCGGGGGTGAGGTGCTCTATATAGGTAAGGCAAAGGATCTTTCGAAAAGGGTCGCAAGTTATTTTCAGAAGAATCGGCCTGTGACTGCGAGGCGGATGCATTTATTGGAACGCGTGAAGGACCTGGATTATATAACTACGACTTCTGAAGAAGAGGCGCTTATCTATGAGTCGAATCTCATAAAGGAGAAAAAGCCGAAGTATAATGTGGACCTCAAGGACGACAAGAGTTTTCCTTTTTTGAAATTGACATCGGGTGAGCGGTTTCCGCGACTTGTTATTACGCGGAAAAAGAGTGACGATGGCTCGAGATATTTTGGGCCGTACACGCGCGTGAAGCTTTTGCGCAAGGCGATTGCGGTAATGAAGGCCATCTTCCCTCTACGCACGTGCAAGAAGATGCCGGATCACGTGTGCCTGTCATATCATATTGGCCAGTGCGCAGGACCGTGCGTTAAAAAAGTCAGCGAAAAGGAGTATGGCGAGATCGTGAGGCAGCTTGTATTGTTTCTAGAAGGAAAAAAGGCGACACTTTTAAGAGAATTGGAGCAAAGAATGGGGGACGCAGCAAAGAATGAGAGATTCGAGGATGCGTGCATGATCCGCGACAGGATCGCAGCGCTTTCAGAGGTGCCTGGAAAAAAGTTCAGGGAATATAGCGGGTATGGCGATGTCGCGGTAAAGCTAAAAAGGCTTTTGCGGCTGCCGAGACTGCCTTTAAAGGTCGAGGCGTTTGACGTGTCAAATATATCAGGCCAGGAGGCCACAGGGTCGATGGTATATTTCAAGAATGGCAAGCCTGATAAATCAAATTACAGGAAATTCAAGATAAAAAGCGTAAAGGACATAGACGACTATGCAATGATCCAGGAAATCGTGAGACGCAGGTACAAGCGGCTCAAGGAGGAAGACAAGGAGTTTCCCGATCTTATCATAATAGACGGGGGCAAGGGTCATTTACAGGCGGCATACAGGGAGCTCATGAAGCTGAATCTCAGGTATGTACCTATAATATCCATTGCAAAGAAACAGGAAAAGATATACACGCTTGGCGCTAAAAGCCCGTTGGATGTGAACAGGGACTCGCAGATCGTGCACTTTATCCAGCAGATCCGTGACGAAGCCCACCGCTTCGCGCTCAAGTATCACCACAAGCTGCGGGATAGGAAAGCAAGCCTCTAA